A single window of Populus nigra chromosome 17, ddPopNigr1.1, whole genome shotgun sequence DNA harbors:
- the LOC133676691 gene encoding receptor protein kinase-like protein ZAR1, translating into MAVIPFKVTACLILFTFTNLPLLSSLNTDGLALLALKAAITADPTDTLASWSETDPTPCHWHGITCINDRVTSLSLPDKNFTGYIPFELGLLGSLTRLTLSRNNFSKSIPSHLFNATTLRFLDLSHNSLSGPIPANIVSLEALTHLDLSSNCLNGSLPASLNKLKSLTGTLNLSYNSFSGEIPGSYGFFPVMVSLDLRHNNLSGKVPLFGSLVNQGPTAFAGNPSLCGFPLQTACPEAVNITVSDNPENPKDPNPVLFPGSVGKVKVKTGSVAVPLISGFSVVIGVVTVSVWLYRKKRRADEGKMGKEEKIEKGDNNEVTFNEEEQKGKFVVMDEGFNMELEDLLRASAYVVGKSRSGIVYKVVVGGGGSGTAMPTVVAVRRLSEGDATWKLKEFESEVEAIERVHHPNIARLRAYYFAHDEKLLVSDFIRNGSLYSALHGGPSNTLPVLSWTARLKIAQGTARGLMYIHEHSPRKYVHGNLKSTKILLDDELQPYISSFGLTRLVWNSSKIATSASKKQYLNQTISSAMGLKISAPSNIYLAPEARVSGSKFSQKCDVYSFGIVLMELLTGRLPGAGSENDGEGLESLVRKVFQEERPLSEIIDPALLSEVHAKKQVIAVFHISLNCTERDPELRPRMRTVSESLDRIKLH; encoded by the exons ATGGCCGTAATCCCTTTCAAAGTCACAGCCTGTCTCATTCTATTTACCTTCACTAACCTTCCACTCCTGTCCTCTCTTAACACTGATGGCCTAGCTCTCCTAGCCCTCAAAGCCGCAATCACTGCTGACCCGACGGACACTTTAGCGTCTTGGTCGGAAACTGACCCAACCCCGTGTCACTGGCATGGTATCACTTGCATTAACGACAGAGTCACTTCTCTTTCACTCCCTGACAAAAACTTCACTGGTTACATACCCTTTGAACTCGGCCTTCTTGGCTCACTAACTCGACTCACTCTCTCTCGCAACAACTTCTCTAAATCCATACCTTCACATCTCTTCAACGCAACAACTCTCCGCTTTCTTGATTTGTCTCATAATTCTCTCTCAGGTCCAATTCCTGCCAATATTGTATCTTTAGAAGCCTTAACCCACTTGGATTTATCTTCTAATTGTCTAAATGGGTCTCTCCCTGCATCTTTGAATAAGCTAAAAAGCTTAACAGGAACTTTAAATTTGTCATACAATTCATTTTCTGGTGAGATTCCAGGGTCTTATGGGTTCTTTCCAGTAATGGTGAGTTTAGATTTAAGACACAATAATCTTAGTGGCAAAGTGCCTTTATTTGGGTCGTTAGTGAACCAAGGGCCTACTGCATTTGCAGGAAACCCAAGTCTTTGTGGGTTTCCTTTACAAACTGCATGTCCTGAAGCTGTTAATATCACAGTTAGTGATAATCCTGAGAACCCGAAAGACCCAAATCCTGTTCTTTTTCCTGGGAGTGTTGGGAAAGTGAAAGTCAAAACAGGGTCAGTTGCAGTTCCCTTAATTTCGGGCTTCTCGGTGGTGATCGGTGTTGTTACAGTATCCGTGTGGCTGTATCGGAAAAAACGGAGGGCAGATGAGGGTAAAATGGGAAAAGAGGAAAAGATCGAGAAGGGTGACAATAATGAGGTGACTTTTAACGAGGAGGAGCAAAAGGGTAAATTTGTGGTGATGGATGAAGGGTTTAATATGGAATTAGAGGATTTGTTGAGGGCATCTGCGTATGTAGTGGGGAAGAGTAGGAGTGGCATAGTGTACAAGGTGGTTGTGGGTGGGGGTGGGTCTGGTACGGCGATGCCTACGGTTGTTGCTGTGAGGAGGCTTAGTGAAGGTGATGCCACGTGGAAGTTGAAGGAGTTTGAGTCTGAGGTTGAAGCAATTGAGAGGGTCCATCATCCTAATATTGCAAGGCTGAGAGCTTATTACTTTGCTCATGATGAGAAGTTGCTGGTCTCTGATTTTATCCGCAATGGAAGCCTGTACTCTGCTCTGCATG GAGGACCCTCTAACACTTTGCCAGTGCTATCATGGACGGCAAGGTTGAAAATTGCTCAAGGAACTGCTAGGGGTTTAATGTACATACATGAGCATAGCCCTCGAAAGTACGTTCATGGCAACTTAAAATCGACAAAAATTCTGCTTGACGATGAACTCCAGCCTTACATCTCTAGTTTTGGGCTCACTCGTCTTGTTTGGAATAGCTCAAAAATCGCAACTTCAGCATCGAAAAAGCAGTATCTAAACCAAACCATTTCCTCTGCAATGGGCTTGAAAATCTCAGCGCCGTCTAACATTTACTTGGCTCCAGAAGCTCGAGTCTCTGGCAGCAAGTTCTCTCAGAAATGTGATGTGTACTCATTTGGAATTGTACTGATGGAACTTTTAACTGGTCGGCTACCTGGTGCAGGATCAGAAAATGATGGTGAAGGACTAGAGAGTCTGGTGAGGAAGGTCTTTCAAGAGGAACGACCCTTGTCTGAGATTATAGACCCGGCACTCTTAAGTGAGGTTCATGCAAAGAAACAGGTCATCGCAGTGTTTCATATTTCACTCAATTGCACTGAACGAGACCCCGAGTTGCGTCCTAGGATGAGAACTGTGTCTGAGAGTCTTGACCGCATCAAATTGCATTGA
- the LOC133676800 gene encoding transcription factor bHLH130-like, which produces MPMDSSSNNNYHQQNQPSSGLLRFRSAPSSLLASFNDSGVDNDSVLNYQEFEDKSAARVREEAVNYSNFPRSYSGLPPHYPRQGSATNSSAMDSSYGLIGSISMGHHEQLKRVDPSLARQNSSPAGLFGNVSVQNGYPGCNGTNGEANSRLKSQLSFSSRAPSSLGFRSQISEIGSESSEAGSPSADSRFHSSHGFPYGSWNNSHLSENFSSMKRDQENGNLFSNNAQNGELGNRTHVFAHHLSLPKTSVEMVAMEKFLHLQDSVPCKIRAKRGCATHPRSIAERVRRTRISERMRKLQELVPNMDKQTNTADMLDLAVDYIKDLQKQYKTLSDNRANCKCLSKQKPVQNKIV; this is translated from the exons ATGCCAATGGATTCAAGTAGTAATAACAACTATCATCAACAAAATCAACCCAGTTCAGGGTTATTGAGATTTCGCTCAGCTCCAAGTTCCCTTCTTGCAAGTTTTAATGACAGCGGAGTTGACAATGATTCTGTTTTGAATTACCAAGAGTTTGAGGATAAATCTGCAGCAAGAGTGAGAGAGGAAGCTGTTAACTATTCAAACTTTCCGCGGAGTTATTCAGGTTTGCCTCCTCATTATCCAAGACAGGGCTCGGCCACAAATTCTTCAGCTATGGATAGTTCATATGGTTTGATTGGTTCAATCTCAATGGGTCATCATGAGCAACTTAAAAGGGTTGATCCAAGTCTAGCTAGGCAGAATAGCTCTCCTGCTGGACTTTTTGGGAACGTTTCTGTTCAAAATg GTTATCCTGGGTGTAATGGTACCAATGGAGAAGCAAATTCAAGATTGAAGAGTCAACTTAGCTTCTCATCAAGAGCACCTTCTTCCTTAGGCTTTCGGTCACAGATTTCTGAAATTGGGAGCGAAAGCAGTGAGGCAGGCAGCCCTAGTGCTGACAGTCGATTTCATAGCAGTCACGGGTTTCCATATGGTTCTTGGAACAATTCGCATTTGTCAGAGAATTTTAGCAGCATGAAAAGAGATCAAGAAAATGGAAACTTGTTTTCTAATAATGCTCAG AACGGAGAGCTTGGAAATCGCACTCATGTATTCGCCCATCACTTGAGTTTACCAAAGACTTCAGTTGAAATGGTTGCCATGGAAAAGTTCCTTCATTTGCAAGATTCTGTTCCTTGCAAAATTAGAGCAAAGCGTGGTTGTGCCACTCACCCTCGAAGTATTGCAGAAAGA GTAAGAAGAACTCGGATCAGCGAAAGAATGAGGAAACTACAAGAGCTTGTCCCAAACATGGACAAG caaacaaacacagcaGACATGCTAGATTTGGCTGTAGATTACATCAAAGACCTTCAGAAGCAGTACAAG ACACTCAGCGACAACAGAGCCAACTGCAAGTGTTTAAGCAAGCAGAAACCAGtgcaaaacaaaattgtttga
- the LOC133677020 gene encoding ras-related protein RABA4d-like, with protein MSNYVDYNQKIDYVFKIVLIGDSAVGKSQLLARFARNEFTVDSKATIGVEFQTKTLAMHNKTVKAQIWDTAGQERYRAVTSAYYRGAVGAMLVYDMTKRQSFDHMARWLEELRGHADKSIIIMLIGNKCDLGSLRAVPAEDAKEFAQRENLFFMETSALEATNVETAFLTMLTEIYRIISKRTLAGNDESDENSGAFKGTRILVPSQEQNSEKKGCCM; from the exons ATGTCGAATTATGTTGATtacaatcaaaagattgattatGTTTTCAAAATTGTGCTAATTGGAGATTCAGCGGTTGGAAAATCACAGCTTCTTGCGAGGTTTGCAAGAAATGAATTCACTGTGGATTCTAAAGCCACCATTGGGGTTGAATTCCAGACAAAAACGCTTGCGATGCATAACAAGACGGTCAAAGCACAGATTTGGGACACTGCTGGCCAAGAAAG aTACAGGGCAGTGACGAGTGCATACTACCGGGGAGCAGTTGGTGCTATGTTAGTTTATGACATGACCAAGCGCCAGTCATTCGATCACATGGCTAGATGGCTTGAGGAACTGAGGGGGCATGCTGATAAGAGCATTATTATCATGCTCATTGGCAACAAGTGTGACCTGGGGAGTCTCCGAGCAGTTCCGGCAGAAGATGCTAAGGAGTTTGCTCAAAGAGAGAATCTCTTCTTTATGGAGACATCAGCACTTGAGGCTACCAATGTTGAGACTGCTTTTTTAACAATGCTGACAGAAATATATAGGATAATCAGCAAGAGAACTCTTGCTGGCAATGATGAATCGGATGAAAATTCAGGTGCCTTCAAGGGAACTAGAATTTTAGTTCCTTCACAGGAGCAGAATTCTGAAAAGAAAGGTTGCTGCATGTAA
- the LOC133676906 gene encoding protein POLYCHOME-like, whose protein sequence is MTESRDRLSRAVDIAAIFASRRQSRNLGIYQDRPELDMALFGSPRTNTGIRNQTVGVGTITGRGRGRLGTPRGRGGRTPLDRENMPPPGSARRRRGRGSNSVLPSWYPRTPLRDITAVVRAIERRGRLGGSDGREIGSPMRQGRMDPEFSEATPVPHLEPSNRIMSPKPTPAFKGCPSTIGIVPKILQHVTNQASGDPESLTPQKKLLNSIDTVEKVVMEELQKLKRTPSAKKAEREKRVRTLMSMR, encoded by the exons ATGACGGAATCAAGAGATAGACTGTCAAGGGCAGTAGACATAGCTGCAATCTTTGCTTCGAGAAGACAATCAAGGAATCTTGGTATCTATCAAGACCGGCCAGAGCTTGACATGGCGCTGTTTGGTTCTCCTAGAACAAACACAGGAATAAGAAATCAAACAGTGGGCGTGGGTACCATTACTGGGCGCGGAAGAGGTAGATTGGGCACTCCAAGGGGTCGAGGAGGCCGGACTCCATTGGACAGAGAAAATATGCCTCCCCCTGGAAGTGCCCGGAGAAGAAGGGGTCGTGGATCAAATAGCGTGTTACCTTCCTGGTACCCCAGAACCCCTCTTCGTGATATCACCGCTGTTGTGAGG GCAATTGAAAGAAGGGGACGCTTGGGAGGAAGTGATGGTCGGGAAATCGGGAGCCCAATGCGACAAGGCCGAATGGATCCTGAATTTTCTGAGGCAACACCAGTTCCTCATCTGGAGCCCAGTAACAGGATTATGTCCCCCAAACCAACTCCTGCATTCAAGGGCTGTCCTTCCACCATTGGTATAGTGCCAAAAATTTTACAGCATGTCACAAATCAAGCCTCTGGAGATCCAGAATCTCTAACACCTCAGAAGAAACTCCTGAACTCAATTGACACGGTTGAGAAGGTAGTGATGGAGGAGTTGCAAAAACTGAAGAGGACTCCAAGTGCTAAGAAGGccgagagagagaaaagagtgcGAACTCTTATGTCAATGCGGTAA
- the LOC133677692 gene encoding cytochrome P450 93A3-like: protein MAPSDHSFAYYCCLCITWSTIIIIVVHLFIKTCTSFCSKTRHPPSPLGLPIIGHLHLLSSDLPNSLKTLASRYGPLMKIRFGSTPIYVVSDAKTAKEILKIHDVDFASKYTLGFGLSKFDIYDGYTFFNAPYGTYWRFMKKLCMTKLFRGPQLDRFVHIREQETLKLLKSLVDKSREGKPCDLGEELSVFSSNIICRMVIGNICVEDPNLPIEIRKLVGDIMESAAKFSFNEVFGPLNRFDLLGKGKKLVSATRKYDKLLEQLMKKYEVNFDKLINSGDEEQKDVMIILMEAYKDRNSELKLTRMHIKKFFLEIFFAGVETTATAMQSAITELINNPKAFMKLREEIHSVFGSNYRLLKESDVPKLPFLQGVVKETLRLNPIATLRARQCDVDTRINGYDIKAGTRILINAYAIMRDSDSWEKPDDFFPERFLADSMDTNFDHHPTMDFKGDHDFHFLPFGSGRRACIAASHGLIVTHATIGALVQCFDWEVKDDAKIDNELATGYSGSRVLPLACYPITRFDPTNA, encoded by the exons ATGGCCCCTAGTGATCATAGTTTTGCATATTATTGCTGCCTCTGCATCACTTGGAGCACCATTATTATCATTGTGGTGCACCTCTTCATCAAAACATGCACCAGCTTTTGCAGCAAGACTCGCCACCCACCAAGTCCTCTAGGCTTACCCATTATTGGTCACCTTCACCTGTTAAGTTCGGATTTACCAAACTCCCTCAAAACACTTGCTAGCAGATATGGCCCTCTCATGAAAATACGTTTTGGATCAACACCAATTTATGTTGTATCCGATGCCAAAACAGCCAAGGAGATTTTGAAAATCCATGATGTTGATTTCGCCTCTAAGTATACACTCGGTTTTGGTCTCTCAAAATTTGACATTTATGATGGATATACTTTCTTCAATGCCCCGTACGGCACATATTGGCGGTTTATGAAGAAGCTATGCATGACCAAACTATTCCGTGGCCCTCAGCTTGATCGATTCGTTCACATCCGGGAGCAAGAGACGTTGAAGCTTTTGAAATCACTGGTGGATAAATCAAGAGAAGGGAAGCCATGTGATTTAGGTGAGGAGCTATCGGTCTTCTCGAGTAATATAATTTGTAGGATGGTAATTGGCAATATATGCGTGGAAGACCCTAATTTACCTATAGAAATAAGGAAGTTGGTAGGAGATATAATGGAAAGTGCAGCAAAGTTTAGTTTCAATGAGGTTTTTGGTCCCTTGAACAGATTTGACCTTTTAGGAAAAGGGAAAAAGCTTGTATCAGCGACCAGGAAGTATGACAAGCTACTGGAGCAACTGATGAAGAAATATGAAGTCAATTTTGATAAGTTGATCAACAGTGGTGACGAAGAACAGAAAGATGTGATGATCATCTTAATGGAGGCATATAAAGACAGAAATTCTGAGTTGAAGTTAACACGGATGCATATAAAAAAGTTCTTCCTA GAAATATTTTTTGCGGGCGTAGAAACTACTGCAACGGCCATGCAATCTGCCATTACAGAGTTAATAAACAATCCCAAAGCATTCATGAAGCTGAGGGAGGAGATTCACTCGGTTTTTGGCTCTAACTATAGGCTACTCAAAGAATCAGACGTCCCAAAGCTTCCTTTCTTACAGGGAGTTGTGAAGGAAACCCTCAGGCTAAACCCTATAGCAACCTTGCGGGCAAGGCAATGCGACGTCGATACTAGGATCAATGGCTATGACATTAAAGCTGGCACTAGAATCCTCATCAACGCCTATGCCATAATGCGAGACTCAGATTCTTGGGAGAAGCCAGATGACTTCTTTCCAGAGAGGTTCTTGGCCGATTCGATGGACACCAATTTTGATCATCATCCAACAATGGACTTTAAGGGAGATCATGATTTTCATTTCCTTCCATTTGGCAGTGGAAGGAGAGCATGCATTGCTGCTTCTCATGGCTTGATTGTCACGCACGCAACGATAGGAGCCCTAGTACAATGCTTTGATTGGGAAGTGAAAGATGATGCTAAGATTGATAACGAATTGGCGACAGGTTATTCAGGATCAAGGGTGTTGCCTCTTGCGTGCTATCCCATCACACGTTTTGATCCCACGAATGCTTAA
- the LOC133677714 gene encoding cytochrome P450 93A3-like, with translation MADIQGYIILFLLWLLSTILVRTILNKTRAKPRLPPSPLALPIIGHLHLLAPIPHQALHKLSTRYGPLIHLFLGSVPCVVASTPETAKEFLKTHENSFCDRPKSAAVDFLTYGSADFSFAPYGPYWKFMKKICMTELLGGRMLDQLLPVRHEEIRQFLQFLLKKANARESIDVGSQLIRLTNNVISRMAMSQRCSDNDDEADEVRNLVHEVAELTGKFNLSDFIWFCKNLDLQGFGKRLKEVRKRFDTMTERIIKEHEEVRKIKKETGEGDSVKDLLDILLDLSEDDSSEMKLTRENIKAFILDIFAAGTDTSAVTMEWALAELINNPNILERAREEIDSVVGQSRLVQESDIANLPYVQAILKETLRLHPTGPIILRESSESCTINGYEIPARTRLFVNVWAINRDPNYWENPLEFQPERFLCAGENGKSQLDVRGQHFHFLPFGSGRRGCPGTTLALQMVQTGLAAMIQCFDWKVNGTVDMQEGTGITLPRAHPLICVPVARLNPFPSF, from the exons ATGGCTGATATCCAAGGCTATATCATACTTTTCCTATTATGGCTACTCTCCACCATTTTGGTCAGAACAATACTAAACAAGACTCGAGCCAAACCTCGCCTTCCACCGAGCCCATTGGCCTTACCAATCATTGGACATCTCCATCTCCTTGCCCCAATACCTCACCAAGCTCTTCACAAGCTCTCAACCCGGTATGGACCATTGATTCATTTATTCCTTGGTTCTGTCCCTTGTGTTGTTGCTTCTACACCTGAGACTGCAAAAGAGTTCCTCAAAACTCATGAAAATTCTTTCTGCGATCGTCCAAAGTCAGCCGCAGTCGATTTTCTAACATATGGATCAGCTGATTTCTCATTTGCCCCTTATGGACCTTATTGgaaattcatgaagaaaatttgTATGACTGAACTTCTTGGAGGTCGAATGTTAGACCAGCTTCTTCCGGTTAGGCACGAAGAGATTAGGCAGTTTTTACAGTTCTTGCTAAAGAAAGCAAATGCAAGAGAGTCAATTGATGTTGGAAGTCAACTTATAAGGCTAACTAATAATGTTATATCGAGAATGGCAATGAGCCAAAGGTGTTCAGATAATGATGATGAAGCAGATGAGGTCAGGAATTTGGTGCATGAGGTAGCTGAGCTTACAGGGAAGTTTAATCTGTcagattttatttggttttgcaAGAACTTGGATTTGCAGGGATTTGGAAAAAGGCTGAAGGAAGTCCGCAAAAGGTTTGACACGATGACGGAAAGGATCATAAAGGAGCATGAAGAGGTGAGgaagataaagaaagaaactgGTGAAGGTGACTCAGTGAAGGATTTActtgatattttacttgatttatcAGAAGATGATAGCTCAGAAATGAAATTGACCAGAGAAAATATCAAGGCGTTCATCCTG GACATATTCGCGGCGGGGACAGACACCTCTGCTGTTACCATGGAATGGGCACTAGCAGAGCTCATCAATAACCCAAACATCTTGGAGAGAGCAAGAGAAGAGATAGATTCTGTTGTAGGACAAAGCAGACTAGTACAAGAATCAGACATCGCTAACCTGCCCTACGTTCAAGCTATATTAAAGGAAACACTGAGGCTTCACCCCACTGGTCCAATAATTCTGAGAGAATCAAGTGAAAGCTGCACCATCAATGGCTATGAAATTCCAGCAAGAACCAGGCTATTCGTTAACGTGTGGGCTATTAATAGAGATCCGAACTACTGGGAGAACCCACTTGAGTTCCAACCGGAAAGGTTTCTTTGCGCAGGAGAAAATGGAAAGAGTCAGCTGGATGTGAGGGGTCAGCATTTTCACTTTCTTCCATTTGGGAGTGGAAGAAGAGGGTGCCCTGGAACTACACTGGCACTTCAAATGGTTCAAACAGGCCTTGCTGCCATGATTCAATGCTTCGATTGGAAAGTTAATGGCACTGTTGATATGCAAGAAGGAACTGGTATAACACTTCCAAGGGCCCATCCCTTAATTTGTGTCCCAGTGGCAAGACTCAATCCATTTCCATCGTTCTGA
- the LOC133677597 gene encoding uncharacterized protein LOC133677597, translating into MVTVNIGMLHYVIDHIYGAFMHRTKISPPFFSRGWGGSKLELLERMIKDLFPEVEGQNWPPSLIQPIWRTVWETRSACLREGVFRTTCDEQLISALPPESHTARVAFLAPKHVPPQKMACVVHLAGTGDHSFDRRLHLGGPLLKENIATMVLESPFYGRRRPMLQHGAKLLCVSDLLLLGRTTIDETRSLLHWLDSEAGFGKMGVCGLSMGGVHAAMVGSLHPTPVATLPFLSPHSAVVAFCEGILRYGTAWEALREDLAVQKPAMTLEDVRERMRNVLSLTDVTRFPTPKNPNAVIFVAATDDGYIPKHSVLELQKAWPGSEVRWVTGGHVSSFLLHNDEFRRAIIDGLNRLEWKEPPF; encoded by the exons ATGGTAACAGTCAATATAGGAATGCTTCATTATGTAATAGACCACATTTATGGAGCGTTTATGCACAGAACCAAAATAAGCCCACCATTCTTTTCTAGAGGGTGGGGTGGTTCAAAGCTTGAGCTTTTAGAGAGAATGATTAAGGACTTATTCCCTGAAGTTGAAGGCCAAAATTGGCCTCCAAGTTTAATACAACCTATTTGGAGAACAGTTTGGGAGACCAGAAGTGCTTGTTTAAGAGAAGGTGTTTTTAGGACTACTTGTGATGAGCAGTTGATTAGTGCATTGCCTCCTGAGAGTCACACTGCAAGGGTTGCTTTTCTTGCACCCAAACATGTCCCACCACAGAAGATGGCCTGTGTGGTTCATCTCGCAG GCACTGGGGACCATTCATTTGATCGGAGATTGCATCTTGGTGGACCATTATTGAAGGAAAATATTGCAACCATGGTGCTAGAGAG CCCTTTCTATGGACGGAGACGACCCATGCTGCAGCATGGCGCAAAGCTCTTGTGTGTTAGTGACTTGCTTTTATTAGGTAGGACAACCATTGACGAGACACGCAGTCTTTTACATTGGTTAGACTCTGAGGCAGGGTTTGGAAAGATGGGTGTTTGTGGACTGAGCATGG GAGGAGTACATGCTGCAATGGTTGGATCACTGCACCCCACACCTGTTGCaacacttccttttctttctccacACTCTGCTGTTGTGGCATTCTGTGAGGGGATATTGAGGTATGGCACTGCATGGGAGGCACTGAGAGAGGATCTTGCAGTGCAAAAGCCTGCAATGACTCTCGAGGATGTGAGAGAACGGATGCGAAATGTGCTGTCTCTCACAGATGTCACGCGCTTTCCAACTCCCAAAAATCCCAATGCTGTAATATTTGTTGCTGCAACC GATGATGGATACATACCAAAACACTCTGTTTTGGAGCTTCAAAAAGCTTGGCCAGGTTCAGAGGTGAGATGGGTTACTGGTGGACATGTCTCATCCTTTCTTCTGCACAATGATGAGTTTCGGAGAGCG